In the Glycine max cultivar Williams 82 chromosome 6, Glycine_max_v4.0, whole genome shotgun sequence genome, TCATCATTTCTTATGCCTCCAGTGCTTGTGACTAATTCCTATAGTCATTCCACTCTTCAATATTAATCTAATACTTGTTTAGTTTATTTCACCAGTTTGTAGATATATATCTAGCTATGTTGCACAAACAATCTGCCTTTCAACATTGTGTTAACTATAAagctttttaattaataattatatcactTTCCTCACAATTGTggtagttcatttttttttcagtcaTCCTACATTGAGAAAAATATCTAAACACATGCTTGTCTGTGAAAGCTTCTTCATGATTATGGTGTTATTTATAGCAATTAATggtattaaaaacaaaaagaaaagaaaagaaagaattgtACACTCAAGTTTTTGGATGATATTCTAAACAGAATTTGAATAATTGGTCATTTGAAGTGTAAAACGTGAAGTATATTATACATGGTAAGTGTGCCTTGGTAGGGATTCTTCTTCTAATGCATGaggaaaataattgaaatatctgttgaaacttgaaatgaAGGACAAGGGACACAGAAAACCTATCCATTTGTATAAGTCATTCGATGCGATGTAATATAACTGTTAATGCTTGAACAATTTTACATTGTTGTGCAGCTATTTTGTGCTCCATGTAACGGAATGACTTTTATGCTTTCAGTGACATTGCTATTTGCTATTACAATTGTTTCCTTCCCCCACCCCCTCTGGGTAGTGGGTACTTACAGAGCAAGTTACTTACTTTGCAGGAGAGAAATGCTAAAGTTGAACATTTTGCCAAGAGATATAATTTTACTGAGGAAATTTTAAGTGCAACATCCTTTTCACGGCAGTTAGCAGAGCAAATGGTTCTGGCCAAGGCTTATGTGATTATTGCCAAAGAGCACAATAATCTTCACCTTGCCTGGGAGCTTAGCTCAAAGATTAGAAGTTGTCAGCTTTTGCTTTCAAAAGCTGCCATGACTGGGGAGCCTGTGACCATGGAGGAAGCTGAGCCAATTATTAAAAGCTTGTCTTCTCTAATTTTCAAGGCACAAGATGTTCATTATGACATTGCAACCACTATAGCAACAATGAAATCACATATTCAAGCACTTGAAGAGCGTGCAAATACAGCGACAATTCAAAGTACTGTGTTTGCTCAAATATCAGCTGAAGCACTACCCAAGAGTCTTCATTGCTTAAATGTGAAACTTATGGCTGATTGGCTGAAGATGCCATCCCTGCAAAAACTCTCACATGAGAGTAGAATCTCCCCACGGCTCACAGATAATAATCTAAATCATTTCTGCATTTTTTCAGATAATGTACTGGCTACATCTGTAGTTGTTAACTCAACTGTCATGAATGCTGACCATCCAAAACAGTTAGTCTTTCACATTGTTACTGATGGTATCAATTATGGAGCAATGCAAGCATGGTTCTTCAGTAATGACTTTAAAGGGGCTACCTTAGAGGTTCAGAATATTGAGAAGTTTCATTGGTTGAATGAATCTTATTCTCCAATTGTCAAACAACTACGCATTCCAGAATCACGAGCCTTTTATTTTGGACCTTATCAAGGTGCAAATGTTGAGCCAAAATTGCAAAACCCCAAGTTTTTGTCTTTACTAAATCATCTTCGGTTTTACATCCCTGAGATTTATCCACTACTTGAGAAGGTTGTTTTCCTcgatgatgatgttgttgttcagAAGGACCTAACCCCACTTTTCTCACTGGATTTGCATGGAAATGTGAATGGAGCTGTTGAAACTTGTCTAGAAGCCTTTCATAGGTACTACAAGTATCTCAACTTCTCAAATTCAATTATAAGCTCAAAGTTTGATCCACAAGCATGTGGATGGGCACTTGGTATGAATGTTTTTGACTTGGTTGCATGGAGGAAAGCAAATGTGACTGCAAGGTATCATTATTGGCAGGAGCAGAATGCTGATGGGACACTCTGGAAACTCGGTACGCTTCCACCTgctcttttaagtttttatggTTTGACAGAACCACTTGACAGAAGATGGCATGTTTTAGGGTTGGGTTATGACCTAAACATTGACAACCGCCTCATTGAAAGTGCAGCAGTTATTCATTTTAATGGGAACATGAAACCATGGCTGAAGTTAGCTATAGGCAGGTATAAGCCATTATGGCACAAGTACATAAACCAAAGTCACCCTCATCTACAAGATTGTGCCGCAGGTTAAAATGCACTGCTTCTCATTTGCTTATGGATTATGCAATCTCAGATTATTTTGATCAGTGATTGCATAGGCCATTATTGTAGAGTCAGAAGTAGAAAGTTTTGACTTTGCTaggaattttgttttgttttcccttttaaattttatttttctatcagtgtcttgaaatagaaaatgattacTTTATACACTAAAGTTTAAAATGCGTTAGGTAAAGAGGTGAGAGAATtcatttttttggcttttgggGCTATCTTTTCTCATTCTCCAAGTTgtagatttattttttctttagtaattatttgtaataattataagctCTTTCAAATAGTGATGTAATTGAATGGAAacattttttccccttttccTTCGAGTTATTTCTTAATATCAAGTCAATTAATCGTTTGTTTATTTGCTAAGCCAGCCATATTTTATTTAGTGTGGCAATCCTTTAGAAACTTTgcatcatttgaaaaaaaaaaaaaaactaaaatgtgaATCTAATATGCATGTAGTCATGTTGATTTTTAGCAACCAGAGAAGCAAGAAAAGGATTGAGGAACAAAAGTAtggaaaataaattaccaatttaTAATATGACTATGACATCCAAAGTTTTCATGACTTTAATCCTTTGATAGTTTAgatcacatattttttttactcaaccAGGTAATAATGCGTGTAAACTGCTGTGATTTGCTTTCAGTTTAAGAGTGAACTTATGTACTCTTAAAGTCAGCCCTGAAAAAGTTAGATACCAAAGCATTAGTCTTTGATAATGACTAATAAGGCAAATATGTGAGTTGTTTCAAACTAGAGTGAAATTTAGTAACTCAAAAATTAACAAGCCCGTCATCAATTTTCTTGGAAGATTTATAGCCTGTTTGGTTTCCTACAAAATAAGGTTGAATCAAAATGCACCAATATAAACTGGGTTGGATCCTCTTATGTGATTATTTTGTCTAGTAAATTTTCAgtccttaattaaaaaaaaatcaaataataaaaaatggggGCATGATGTTTTCTTGGTGGAGATTTTCACCGAAAAAATTAAGTGGAAATTCAATTGAAATCATTCTCCAATTTAAACACTAGTTTGGCAAAAACATTcccttcaaaatcaaatttaatacgggttgaattgattttgaaaaaagtaAAAGCTTATTCTTAAAAAAGAATTGTGTGATGTGAAACTTACAaattacatttataatttatacgtgaaaaaaatactttatcatttaagaaaattaatattttcaatttgtaaaactattttttcttaaaaaaaactccAGTTTtgccaaaatcaatttttaaaattatattttaaatcaatttcattGTTTTGAATCACATATATTAAactgtttttttaatcatacattataaattatattgaaaaatagcttgaaatatatcataaatagtgtacagtaaattaaaaaaacgaccataatttaagaaataaaataataacttaggTTTAAATGTGTTATGATCTCTATATAAAATTGGAACATatttacaataataaattatgtttaaatatgTCATGATCACCATTAATATAACCAATCAGTCAATGAGGAGTTAGAAGATTGAGTTAATGTGTGAAAGAAGATGTGACATCCAATTTCTctctaataaaaactaataaattaattactaatacTCATCTTAAAAAAACAGTCACTCAATCAATTCTGTCGGTGCAAGGGTATGCATTTGGAATGTTGATGTGGAAACCCGGTTCAATCACCGAGTGGTTGTTGTTCTGTCATTTGTTTGATGTTTGAGTGGATTAGAATTTTGAATAACAGCTTATTTTGTGATAAACAACGGAGTTTTCTAATACAACGTTTTCTAACATTTAGCAATATCTGACGTattccaaaataatttattattagaggTGGTTGGAGAACTAAAAACCATTGCCATGCCAGGtaagttttttctttatcataCCACACGTGACAGCGAACATTTCATGCTGTTATGACAGTAAAAACCTAGGAAAAACTTCTGTAGTTCAAATTGGAACAATAGGTCCATATTTACACACAATGGACAATATAATGGTGACATATGTTGAATTTCAAGATAGAGatgttttcatttacaaaaacaataaatgagaGGAGGGAAAGAAAAGGGATTTCGTATGCAATGATTCTTCAAAATGAAAGCAAATCACATGTATTAAATGTGAAAAAGACCGGTTTCTAAGATGCAGCCAATCACTATGTTaaggttaaaacttaaaagtcaTGAAGAAATTATAAAACCGAAAACTGAAACGTTAGTTCATAACTAAATAATTAGAAAGTGAAAAATCAGtttattaaatcataattatttgaaaagatTAACAGTTAAAATAGctggaaaatataaaataataaaaattgacatatttatatgatatttttatatagctttcaattttttatgaataaaaataaattttgaagtgttataattttagttttttaattaattttaaattcttacaattttttatttgtaaataaattattttcattacatttttagtttcaattattatatttttcatattatgaA is a window encoding:
- the LOC100817381 gene encoding hexosyltransferase GAUT11, translated to MRRRAAEFRRPVRRRFSHWIWLLLGAFSLAGLVLFFVQYNHSEDRVHHPLLERNAKVEHFAKRYNFTEEILSATSFSRQLAEQMVLAKAYVIIAKEHNNLHLAWELSSKIRSCQLLLSKAAMTGEPVTMEEAEPIIKSLSSLIFKAQDVHYDIATTIATMKSHIQALEERANTATIQSTVFAQISAEALPKSLHCLNVKLMADWLKMPSLQKLSHESRISPRLTDNNLNHFCIFSDNVLATSVVVNSTVMNADHPKQLVFHIVTDGINYGAMQAWFFSNDFKGATLEVQNIEKFHWLNESYSPIVKQLRIPESRAFYFGPYQGANVEPKLQNPKFLSLLNHLRFYIPEIYPLLEKVVFLDDDVVVQKDLTPLFSLDLHGNVNGAVETCLEAFHRYYKYLNFSNSIISSKFDPQACGWALGMNVFDLVAWRKANVTARYHYWQEQNADGTLWKLGTLPPALLSFYGLTEPLDRRWHVLGLGYDLNIDNRLIESAAVIHFNGNMKPWLKLAIGRYKPLWHKYINQSHPHLQDCAAG